Part of the Deltaproteobacteria bacterium genome, TACAAGACCAGAAGAAGAAAAATCGACAACATGCGCCAGCGCATATTCTACGAAACCACGATGAGCATAGAGCTTGCTTCTTATCTTCAGCAGCGTCTTCGCGAGAACGGGTTTAAGTCCCTCCCGATAGAGATACATCTCGACGTCGGCGTAAACGGCGACACGCGCGATATCATACGCGAGGTCGTTGGCATGGTCACCGGCTCGGGGTATGCTGCGGTCACAAAGCCCGATTCCTACGGCGCAACAAAGGTCGCTGACAGGCATTCAAGGTAGTTCAATGTTCGCAATCCGGCATGAAGGGCTGCTTTTCCGGCTTTTTTGTTGCGTTTTAGGCAAAGGTTCTATATACTGCGCATGCTGACAGTAGTTACGTTTTTATAAAATGCTGCTCTGATAGGTAGTTGACGTTTATTGTTGTATTGCGATAAACTTTCCGTCTATTTCGGGTTTGCAATATCCTGATTGTTGGGAGACGGAAAGAAAAAAATGGAGATAGAGGCCGTAGCAATCGAAATGGTAAAAACCACAAAAATCAAGGCCGTGAATAAAAAGAAAGATAACGGCAGAAGCGGCCTTAGCTCTACTGAGATAGAAATACTTAAGTGGATGCAGCAGGGCAAGACCAACGACGAGATAGCCGTTATTATAGGCAAGTCGAAGTGGACAGCTAAGTACTACGTCAAAAGCATCCTTAAAAAACTCGATGCCACAACGCGCGCCCATGCTGTGGGCGCAGCCATAGGCAAGGGGCTTCTTGCTCCTCCTGTAGAGGATGCGGAGACCGATGACGCGTTCAAGGGTAAACGCCTAAGCGTCGGGCTTGTTGGCGGCGGCAGGGGTGGGCGCGCCATGATAGAGCTCTTTAAGGAAAACCCGATGCTCGATGTCGCCTGGGCCGTTGACAAGAACCTTAGGGCCCCGGGCATAGCGCTTGCCGAAAAGTATTCCATACCGGTTGCCGAAACAATCAACGCGTTCATAAAGAAGAAAGTCGACGTTGTCATAAACCTCACGGGCTCAGCTGAGATTGCCGAGGAGCTAAGGCGCGTTGTGCCGACCGATACAGAGCTTATGGGCGGCGTTGCGGCAAAGATAATGTGGCAGATGTTCGAGGAGAGGCGTAAACGCGTCGAGGAAAGAGAGCGCGTATTAAAGGAGCACGAAACCCTCTACCACCTCGGGCTCGTTATCGAGAGTATCGACAGCCTGAAGGACGCGGGCTACGCGATGGTGGATTACGCAACGAAGCTCACGAACATGCCTGCGGGCTCGCTCGCTCTCTTCGATGAAAAGAAAGAGGATATGATGCTCGTTGCCTCCAAGGGCTTTAGCCCAAAGTTCAACAAGAGCGACAGATGGGACATACGTAAAGGCGGGCTAACGAGCCAGATACTTAACCACAACGGCCCGCTCTTCATAGAAGACATACGCGAGAGTAAGCAGCCCAATCCGCTTCTTATGAAGGAGGGCGTGAGATCGCTTCTTGCGGCCCCTATTACCGTGGACGGCAGGATAGTCGGCATACTCTACGTAAACGACTTTAAGAGAAGAACTCCAAGGGCAGAGGATGTATCTCTATTTTCCCTTCTTACCGTGTACGCGGGGCTTACGCTTGACAGGGTAAAGAGCATCGAGGAAACAAGGCTCCTTAGCATCACAGACGGCCTTACGAGCCTTCATAACCAGCGTTATATGATGGAGCAACTTCAGCATGAATTGGATAGGGCAACGCGTCACGGCCACAGCGTGTCCGTGATGCTCTTCGACATAGACCATTTCAAGCAGTATAACGACACTTACGGACACCTGGACGGCAATAAGGTGCTAAAATTTGTTGCGAGGATACTAAAGAAGTGCTCGCGCGGCACGGACACTGTTTGCCGGTTTGGCGGCGAGGAGTTTTGCATCGTTATGCCGCATGTCAAGGCGGCCGGCGCAGCGATCTTCGGCAAGAGGCTAATAAAGGAAGTTGCCAAGTACAGTATGCCTAACCGCAAGGTCACTATGAGCGGCGGGCTTGCGACCTTCCCGGAGGACGGAAAGACCCATACTGCGCTCCTTAAAAAGGCCGACAGCCGCCTGTATAAGGCCAAGAACGGCGGCAGAAATAACATCTGCTGCGGAGATGCAGAGTAGAGACCGGAAGGTAGTAGCTTCGCGCAACATGTATATAAATAACCAAAGCCTCCGCATAGCATTACGCGGAGGCTTTTTTATTCGAGAGTTAGCGCAGGCGAAGAAGCTGCCCCGCGAAATCTATTTTTTGACGAGCTTTAAAAATGCATCTTCGTCTATTATCTTTACATTGAGTGCCTTTGCCTTATCGAGCTTTCCTCCCGCAGCTTCTCCTGCCACCACATAGTCTGTTTTTTTGCTGACCGAGCCCGATGCGCTGCCGCCTTCTTCCTCGACCATCGCCTTTGCCTCGTCCCTGGTGAGCCCTTTTAGCTCTCCTGTGAAGACAAAGGTCTTTCCCGAAAGCCTGCCGCCTTCTTTCACGGCCTCTTCTGTTTGCGGTTTTACCCCTGCCCTGGCGAGTTTTTCAAGCACCTTTAAATTGTGTTTCTCTTTAAAGAAGTCGGCTATGCTTCTTGCGGTTTCCGGGCCAACGTCGCGTATCGAGAGGAGCTCTTCTTCGGTTGTCTTTGCGACGGACTCGATAGAGCCGTATCTCTTCGCAAGCACCGAGGCCATGCTCTCGCCAACGCCGATTATGCCAAGGGCATGGATAAAGCGCTTTAGCGGCGGGGTCTTGCTTTTTTCTATGGCAGTAAGCACGTTTTCCATGCTCTTTTTAGCCCAGCGTTCGAGCGAGAGGATGTCTTTTTCGGTAAGGCCGTATATGTCTGCCGCGTCTTTTACAAGGCCTGCTTCAACGAACTGGTCTATGTGCTTGCCGCCGAGGCCTTCGATGTCCATGGCGTGCTTTGAGACGAAGTGGCGTATGCTCTCTTTTAGCTGCGCAGGGCAGGAGAGCCCGCCTGTGCAAAAATGTATGGCGCCTATCTTCTCTACCATCGCCCTGCACTCAGGGCACTTACTTGGCATCTCGAATGGGACCGCGGCCTTCGGCCGCTTCTCCTTTACAACAGATACGACCTCCGGGATGACGTCGCCGGCGCGTTCTATTATGACGGTATCTCCTATGCGCACGTCCTTTCTTAGCACTTCATTTTCATTATGCAGTGTTGCGCGTTCGACCGTTACGCCGCCTATCTCGACTGCCTCGAGCTCGGCTACAGGGGTAAGCGCCCCTGTGCGCCCGACCTGCACCGTGATGCCCTTAACAGTTGTCATCTCCTGCTTTGCCTTGAACTTGCACGCAACGGCCCATCTTGGGGTCCTCGTAAGCACGCCGAGCTGCTTTTGGAGCGCCATGTCGTTTACCTTTATGACCACGCCGTCCAATTCATAGCCGAGCGTTTCACGCGACGTCTCAATTTTCTTGTAATAGGCGAGGATGCCGCCTTGCCCCGTGACGGTCTCTATGAGAGGGTTAACCTTTAGCCCGAGCGAGCCGATAAGCCTTAGCATATCAGAGTGTGTTTCAAAGGAAGCTCCTTTTACCTCGCCAACACCGTAGCAGAACATATCGAGCGGCCTCGCTGCCGTTACCCTGGGGTCGAGCTGTCTTAGGCTTCCGGCTGCCGCATTCCTCGGGTTTGCAAACAGAGGCTCGTTATTTTTGGCACGTTCTTTATTTACGGCCTCGAACTTCTTTAGCGGCAGATACACCTCGCCCCTGATCTCTATTTTGGAGGGAATCTTTACCTTGCCGCCTTCGGGGTTTAGTCTTAGAGGCACGCTCTTTATGGTGCGGATGTTTTGCGTTACGTCCTCGCCTGTTACGCCGTCGCCCCTGGTCGAGCCGCTTATAAGGATACCGTCTTCGTACACGAGTTCCACCGCGAGGCCGTCTATCTTGGGCTCTGCAACGTATTCGACGGGGCCGTCGGTTTTAAGGAGTTTTCTTACGCGTTCGTCGAACTCGGAAGCCTCTTTCTCGCCAAACGCGTTATCGAGGCTAAGCATCGGCACGGTGTGCGTAATTGTGCCGAATTTCTCCGATGGTTTTGCGCCGACTCTTTGGGTAGGGGAGTCAGCAGAGAGAATGGCGGGAAACCTCGCTTCTATATCGGCGAGCCTTCTAAGCAAACGGTCATACTCAACGTCCGGTATCTCGGGAGCATCCAGAACGTAGTAGAGGTAGTTATGCCGGTTAAGGTCGTCCCTTAATGAGGCGGCCTCTTTTGAAGCCTCGTCCTTCGAGAGTTCGGTTACCTCTTTTTTCGTCTTGGCCATGAGAGTATTTTTAGCACACCCACGCTGCCGCGTCAAACCATTAACAACGCTCTTTTAATTGTTCGGCTTTTGTAATATACTTTACCGTCATGGACCATTCCAGCCAGTTTTATGCAGCCATAATACTTACGACCCTTGCCGGGCTTTCCACGATAATCGGAAGCGCCATAGCGGTGTTTTACCGCTCTCCGGGGCCAAGGTTCATGAGCTTTACGCTTGGGTTTTCGGCAGGGGTGATGATACTCGTAAGTTTTGTCGAGCTTCTTGGAAAGGGCATAGACTCAATCGGCTTTGGGTACGCGCATATCGCGTTCTTCTTAGGAATAGCAGTGATGTTTTGTATAGATTACTTTCTGCCTCATGATTATATAATGGAGACAGTTGTGCCAGACGAGCATTCGAGACTAAGAAAGGCCTCCGTGCTCGTAGCTCTCGGTATCGCCATACATAACTTTCCAGAGGGCATGGCGACCTTCGCAGGCACGCTCCAGAGCTATGATACAGGTGTGGCCCTTGCCGCTGCCATAGCGCTCCATAACATCCCCGAAGGCATAGCCGTTGCCATGCCTCTATACGCAGCGACCGGGAGCGTGAAGACTGCCTTTAAGTGGTCGGCGCTCTCCGGGCTTACCGAGCCTGCTGGGGCGATAATAGCAGGCACGCTGCTATACGCGTTCTTAAATGACTTTACCATAGGCTGGACGCTTTCCATGGTAGCCGGGTTCATGGTCTTTATCTCCTTGGACGAGCTCTTGCCCGTAGCCCATTCGTACGCAAAGGAGCACCTTGCAATACTCGGCGTTTCCGCCGGCATGGCGCTGATGGCGTTTAGTCTCTGGCTGCTTGCTTAGGTGTTTTTCGCGGCGCGCGATCTGTGTATCGTTTTGCTTATCAGTTGCAGCAGGCGGTGTATGTCGTATGGTTTTTCTATAAAGACGTGGCCCTTTTCCTCGATGTCGGCCCATTTGAGCTTCTGCTCGGCATACCCGCTGCAAAGTATGACGGGGATGTCGATTTTCTTCTCACGCAGTTCGTTGGCAAGTTGTAGGCCCGTTTTGCCGGTTAGCACGACGTCGCTTAGAATAAGATCGAAGTTTGTGCCTTCGTTTTTTATCACATCCATTGCCGCCTCTGCGCTCTCGGCAGTTCTTATCTCGTAGCCGTTTTCCTTGAGTATTATCGATGTGGATTCCCGAAGAAGTATTTCGTCCTCAACAAGCAGTATGCGCCCGCCTTCCTTCTCGCGCTCCAAGGCTTTTTCGGCTGCTTTTGTCCTGGCCAGTTCTTTTTCGTCCGTTGCCGGCAGGTATATCTTTATC contains:
- a CDS encoding ribonuclease H-like YkuK family protein, with product MALDGDDTSAREFVSPTFGKLGADEMFSRMIEYVRECADSKYNLIIGTDSFLTGHTLFVTAIVLHRVGHGGRYFYYKTRRRKIDNMRQRIFYETTMSIELASYLQQRLRENGFKSLPIEIHLDVGVNGDTRDIIREVVGMVTGSGYAAVTKPDSYGATKVADRHSR
- a CDS encoding diguanylate cyclase is translated as MGDGKKKMEIEAVAIEMVKTTKIKAVNKKKDNGRSGLSSTEIEILKWMQQGKTNDEIAVIIGKSKWTAKYYVKSILKKLDATTRAHAVGAAIGKGLLAPPVEDAETDDAFKGKRLSVGLVGGGRGGRAMIELFKENPMLDVAWAVDKNLRAPGIALAEKYSIPVAETINAFIKKKVDVVINLTGSAEIAEELRRVVPTDTELMGGVAAKIMWQMFEERRKRVEERERVLKEHETLYHLGLVIESIDSLKDAGYAMVDYATKLTNMPAGSLALFDEKKEDMMLVASKGFSPKFNKSDRWDIRKGGLTSQILNHNGPLFIEDIRESKQPNPLLMKEGVRSLLAAPITVDGRIVGILYVNDFKRRTPRAEDVSLFSLLTVYAGLTLDRVKSIEETRLLSITDGLTSLHNQRYMMEQLQHELDRATRHGHSVSVMLFDIDHFKQYNDTYGHLDGNKVLKFVARILKKCSRGTDTVCRFGGEEFCIVMPHVKAAGAAIFGKRLIKEVAKYSMPNRKVTMSGGLATFPEDGKTHTALLKKADSRLYKAKNGGRNNICCGDAE
- the ligA gene encoding NAD-dependent DNA ligase LigA; protein product: MAKTKKEVTELSKDEASKEAASLRDDLNRHNYLYYVLDAPEIPDVEYDRLLRRLADIEARFPAILSADSPTQRVGAKPSEKFGTITHTVPMLSLDNAFGEKEASEFDERVRKLLKTDGPVEYVAEPKIDGLAVELVYEDGILISGSTRGDGVTGEDVTQNIRTIKSVPLRLNPEGGKVKIPSKIEIRGEVYLPLKKFEAVNKERAKNNEPLFANPRNAAAGSLRQLDPRVTAARPLDMFCYGVGEVKGASFETHSDMLRLIGSLGLKVNPLIETVTGQGGILAYYKKIETSRETLGYELDGVVIKVNDMALQKQLGVLTRTPRWAVACKFKAKQEMTTVKGITVQVGRTGALTPVAELEAVEIGGVTVERATLHNENEVLRKDVRIGDTVIIERAGDVIPEVVSVVKEKRPKAAVPFEMPSKCPECRAMVEKIGAIHFCTGGLSCPAQLKESIRHFVSKHAMDIEGLGGKHIDQFVEAGLVKDAADIYGLTEKDILSLERWAKKSMENVLTAIEKSKTPPLKRFIHALGIIGVGESMASVLAKRYGSIESVAKTTEEELLSIRDVGPETARSIADFFKEKHNLKVLEKLARAGVKPQTEEAVKEGGRLSGKTFVFTGELKGLTRDEAKAMVEEEGGSASGSVSKKTDYVVAGEAAGGKLDKAKALNVKIIDEDAFLKLVKK
- the zupT gene encoding zinc transporter ZupT; translated protein: MDHSSQFYAAIILTTLAGLSTIIGSAIAVFYRSPGPRFMSFTLGFSAGVMILVSFVELLGKGIDSIGFGYAHIAFFLGIAVMFCIDYFLPHDYIMETVVPDEHSRLRKASVLVALGIAIHNFPEGMATFAGTLQSYDTGVALAAAIALHNIPEGIAVAMPLYAATGSVKTAFKWSALSGLTEPAGAIIAGTLLYAFLNDFTIGWTLSMVAGFMVFISLDELLPVAHSYAKEHLAILGVSAGMALMAFSLWLLA